One stretch of Streptomyces sp. 135 DNA includes these proteins:
- a CDS encoding aldolase/citrate lyase family protein — protein MGQQEKVATSLAGAVSEGISASLAPVDAELERRYPGDPGTRQPVHTVYVPGEQFTADTIRTWGDKALAMLDEHAPDAASFAAVLGLTDDLAEAVYTRVRTKLEREPVEDLRVDFEDGYKGADEDQDAARAARLIAEAYKNGTAAPYMGIRMKCMEQAVRDRGIRTLDIFLSGLMEAGGLPDGLVLTLPKVTYPEQVTAMVRLLEEFEKARGLEPGRIGFEIQIETSQSILATDGTAAVARMIQAAEGRATGLHYGTFDYSACLHVSAAYQASDHPAADHAKAVMQVAAAGTGVRVSDGSTNVLPVGTTEQVHDAWRLHYGLTRGALARAYYQGWDMHPGHIPTRYAAVFAFYREGFEAAAKRLAAYAGHHEGGGVADEPATAKALAGYLLRGLDCGALDAGEVTRLTGLTLARLQGFAGPRRGDLTGSGK, from the coding sequence ATGGGTCAGCAAGAGAAGGTGGCGACGAGCCTCGCCGGCGCGGTCAGCGAGGGCATCAGCGCTTCCCTCGCCCCCGTGGACGCGGAGCTGGAGCGCCGCTACCCCGGAGACCCCGGCACCCGCCAGCCCGTCCACACCGTCTACGTCCCCGGCGAGCAGTTCACCGCCGACACCATCCGCACCTGGGGCGACAAGGCCCTGGCGATGCTCGACGAACACGCCCCGGACGCCGCCTCCTTCGCCGCCGTCCTCGGCCTCACGGACGACCTCGCCGAAGCCGTCTACACGCGCGTACGCACCAAGCTGGAGCGCGAGCCCGTCGAAGACCTCCGCGTCGACTTCGAGGACGGCTACAAGGGCGCCGACGAGGACCAGGACGCCGCCCGCGCGGCACGCCTGATCGCCGAGGCGTACAAGAACGGCACCGCCGCCCCGTACATGGGCATCCGCATGAAGTGCATGGAGCAGGCCGTACGCGACCGGGGCATCCGCACCCTCGACATCTTCCTGTCCGGCCTCATGGAGGCGGGCGGCCTGCCCGACGGGCTCGTCCTGACGCTGCCCAAGGTGACCTACCCCGAGCAGGTCACCGCGATGGTGCGCCTCCTGGAGGAGTTCGAGAAGGCACGCGGCCTGGAGCCGGGCCGCATCGGCTTCGAGATCCAGATCGAGACCAGCCAGTCCATCCTCGCCACCGACGGCACCGCCGCCGTCGCCCGCATGATCCAGGCCGCCGAGGGCCGCGCAACCGGCCTGCACTACGGCACCTTCGACTACAGCGCCTGCCTGCACGTGAGCGCCGCCTACCAGGCGAGCGACCACCCGGCCGCCGACCACGCCAAGGCCGTCATGCAGGTCGCCGCCGCCGGCACCGGCGTCCGCGTCTCCGACGGCTCCACCAACGTCCTGCCCGTCGGCACCACCGAGCAGGTCCACGACGCCTGGCGGCTGCACTATGGCCTCACCCGGGGCGCCCTGGCCCGCGCGTACTACCAGGGCTGGGACATGCACCCCGGCCACATCCCGACCCGCTACGCCGCCGTCTTCGCGTTCTACCGCGAGGGCTTCGAGGCCGCCGCCAAGCGCCTGGCCGCCTACGCCGGTCACCACGAGGGCGGCGGCGTGGCCGACGAGCCCGCCACCGCCAAGGCCCTCGCCGGCTACCTGCTGCGCGGCCTGGACTGCGGCGCCCTCGACGCGGGCGAGGTCACCCGGCTCACCGGCCTGACCCTGGCCCGCCTCCAGGGCTTCGCGGGCCCGCGCCGGGGCGACCTCACGGGATCGGGCAAGTAA
- a CDS encoding endonuclease/exonuclease/phosphatase family protein: MPIDSPFTRRSVLRTALAAAVALPLSGTALSGGPARAAGAPEARLEVMSYNVRYASNRPPHTWPERRPAMKEMLLRAQPHIIGTQEGLYYQLQDIESDLGANYDWVGTGVGGGSRDEFMAIFYDNRRLFPLEYEHFWLSDTPYTIASNTWGANSPRMASWVRFLDLITNTQLYVLNTHFDHVSQNARERSAALMVERIALMKTTTPLIVTGDFNATAHDSTVYTTMLGAGLVDTWDVAQERGPAYGTFGGYKPPVVGGGRIDWVLTRPSATVHSASMNTFSLGGQYPSDHWAVQATLTL; the protein is encoded by the coding sequence GTGCCGATCGACTCCCCCTTCACGCGCCGTTCCGTCCTGCGGACCGCACTCGCCGCCGCCGTGGCGCTCCCCCTGTCCGGCACGGCGCTGTCCGGCGGCCCGGCACGGGCCGCCGGGGCGCCGGAAGCGCGCCTGGAGGTCATGTCGTACAACGTCCGCTACGCGAGCAACAGGCCACCGCACACCTGGCCCGAACGCCGCCCGGCCATGAAGGAGATGCTCCTGCGCGCCCAGCCGCACATCATCGGCACCCAAGAGGGCCTCTACTACCAGCTGCAGGACATCGAGAGCGACCTCGGCGCGAACTACGACTGGGTCGGCACGGGGGTCGGCGGCGGCAGCCGAGACGAGTTCATGGCCATCTTTTACGACAACCGCCGACTGTTCCCGCTCGAATACGAGCACTTCTGGCTCTCGGACACCCCGTACACCATCGCTTCGAACACCTGGGGCGCCAACTCGCCCCGCATGGCGTCCTGGGTGCGCTTCCTCGACCTGATCACGAACACCCAGCTGTACGTCCTCAACACGCACTTCGACCACGTCAGCCAGAACGCGCGCGAGCGTTCGGCGGCCCTCATGGTCGAGCGCATCGCCCTGATGAAGACGACCACCCCGCTCATCGTGACGGGCGACTTCAACGCCACGGCGCACGACAGCACCGTCTACACCACGATGCTGGGAGCCGGTCTCGTCGACACCTGGGACGTCGCCCAGGAACGCGGCCCGGCGTACGGCACGTTCGGCGGTTACAAGCCGCCCGTCGTGGGCGGCGGCCGCATCGACTGGGTCCTGACGAGGCCGTCGGCGACGGTCCATTCCGCGTCGATGAACACGTTCTCGCTCGGCGGGCAGTACCCGAGCGACCACTGGGCCGTGCAGGCGACGTTGACGCTGTGA
- a CDS encoding electron transfer flavoprotein subunit alpha/FixB family protein — MAEVLVYVDHVDGAVRKPTLELLTLARRVGEPVAVALGNGAADTAATLAEHGAVKVLTADAPEFADYLVVPKVDALQAAYDAVSPAAVLLPSSAEAKEIAARLAVRIKSGIITDAVDLEAGDEGPVATQSAFAASYTTKSRITQGTPVITVKPNSAAVEAAPAAGTVEALSVSFSEQATGTKVVSRTPRESTGRPELTEAAIVVSGGRGVNGAENFAIIEALADSLGAAVGASRAAVDAGWYPHSNQVGQTGKSVSPQLYIASGISGAIQHRAGMQTSKTIVAINKDAEAPIFDLVDYGVVGDLFEVVPALTEEVKSRKG, encoded by the coding sequence ATGGCTGAAGTTCTCGTCTACGTCGACCACGTGGACGGTGCCGTCCGCAAGCCCACCCTTGAGCTGCTGACCCTGGCCCGCCGCGTCGGCGAGCCCGTCGCCGTCGCGCTGGGCAACGGCGCCGCCGACACCGCAGCCACGCTCGCCGAGCACGGCGCGGTGAAGGTGCTCACCGCCGATGCCCCCGAGTTCGCCGACTACCTCGTCGTACCGAAGGTGGACGCGCTCCAGGCCGCGTACGACGCCGTCTCCCCGGCCGCCGTGCTGCTGCCCTCCTCCGCCGAGGCCAAGGAGATCGCGGCCCGTCTCGCGGTCCGCATCAAGTCCGGCATCATCACCGACGCCGTCGACCTGGAGGCCGGCGACGAGGGCCCGGTGGCCACGCAGTCCGCGTTCGCCGCGTCGTACACCACCAAGTCCCGCATCACGCAGGGCACCCCGGTCATCACGGTCAAGCCGAACTCGGCCGCCGTGGAGGCCGCCCCGGCCGCGGGCACCGTCGAGGCCCTCTCGGTCTCCTTCTCCGAGCAGGCCACCGGCACCAAGGTCGTCTCGCGCACCCCGCGCGAGTCGACGGGCCGCCCCGAGCTGACCGAGGCCGCGATCGTGGTCTCCGGTGGCCGCGGCGTCAACGGCGCCGAGAACTTCGCGATCATCGAGGCCCTCGCCGACTCGCTCGGTGCCGCCGTCGGCGCCTCGCGCGCCGCGGTCGACGCCGGCTGGTACCCGCACTCCAACCAGGTGGGCCAGACCGGTAAGTCGGTCTCCCCGCAGCTGTACATCGCCTCGGGCATCTCCGGCGCGATCCAGCACCGCGCGGGCATGCAGACCTCGAAGACCATCGTGGCCATCAACAAGGACGCCGAGGCCCCGATCTTCGACCTGGTCGACTACGGCGTGGTCGGCGACCTCTTCGAGGTCGTCCCGGCCCTCACCGAAGAGGTCAAGTCCCGCAAGGGCTGA
- a CDS encoding electron transfer flavoprotein subunit beta/FixA family protein produces the protein MSLRIVVCVKYVPDATGDRHFADDLTVDRDDVDGLLSELDEYAVEQALQIADEADDAEITVLTVGPEDAKDALRKALSMGADKAVHVEDDDLHGSDVMGTSLVLAKAIEKTGYDLVICGMASTDGVMGVLPAILAERLGVPQVTLLSEVSVGDGTVKGRRDGDAASEQLEASLPAVVSVTDQSGEARYPSFKGIMAAKKKPVEALELDDLDIDADEVGLAGAWTKVDSATERPARTAGTIVKDEGEGGKQLAEFLAGQKFI, from the coding sequence GTGAGCTTGAGGATCGTTGTCTGTGTGAAGTACGTGCCCGACGCCACCGGCGACCGGCACTTCGCCGATGACCTGACCGTCGACCGCGACGACGTCGACGGCCTGCTGTCGGAGCTGGACGAGTACGCGGTCGAGCAGGCGCTCCAGATCGCCGACGAAGCGGACGACGCGGAGATCACCGTGCTGACCGTCGGCCCCGAGGACGCCAAGGACGCGCTGCGCAAGGCGCTCTCCATGGGCGCCGACAAGGCCGTCCACGTCGAGGACGACGACCTGCACGGCTCCGACGTCATGGGCACCTCGCTGGTGCTCGCCAAGGCCATCGAGAAGACCGGCTACGACCTGGTCATCTGCGGCATGGCGTCGACGGACGGCGTCATGGGCGTGCTGCCGGCGATCCTCGCCGAGCGCCTGGGCGTCCCGCAGGTCACGCTGCTCTCTGAGGTCTCCGTCGGGGACGGCACCGTGAAGGGCCGCCGGGACGGCGACGCCGCCTCGGAGCAGCTGGAGGCCTCCCTGCCGGCCGTCGTGTCCGTGACGGACCAGTCGGGCGAGGCCCGCTACCCGTCCTTCAAGGGCATCATGGCCGCCAAGAAGAAGCCGGTGGAGGCCCTGGAGCTGGACGACCTGGACATCGACGCCGACGAGGTCGGCCTCGCGGGCGCCTGGACCAAGGTCGACTCCGCCACCGAGCGTCCGGCGCGCACCGCCGGCACGATCGTCAAGGACGAGGGCGAGGGCGGCAAGCAGCTCGCGGAGTTCCTCGCGGGCCAGAAGTTCATCTGA
- a CDS encoding flavin reductase family protein, which yields MTASPALGTHPPATSDLLRSVFRRHAAGVAVITAAHGSRPVGFTATSLTSVSAAPPMISFGIGTGASSWPAVSEAAHVGVHILGEHQQELAATFARSGADRFGAPTSWREGPEGVPVLDGALAWLVCRVVARVPAGDHRLVLAEVVTGDGAGEGRPLLYHQGRFNALRD from the coding sequence ATGACGGCCTCGCCCGCCCTCGGCACCCACCCGCCCGCCACCTCCGACCTGCTGCGCTCGGTCTTCCGACGGCACGCCGCGGGGGTCGCCGTGATCACCGCGGCCCACGGCTCCCGCCCCGTCGGCTTCACCGCCACCTCGCTCACCTCCGTCTCCGCCGCCCCGCCGATGATCTCGTTCGGCATCGGCACCGGCGCCTCCAGCTGGCCCGCGGTCTCCGAGGCCGCACACGTCGGCGTCCACATACTCGGCGAGCACCAGCAGGAACTGGCCGCCACCTTCGCGCGCAGCGGCGCCGACCGCTTCGGGGCGCCCACCAGCTGGCGCGAGGGTCCCGAGGGAGTGCCCGTGCTCGACGGCGCGCTCGCCTGGCTGGTCTGCCGCGTCGTGGCGCGGGTGCCCGCGGGCGACCACCGCCTGGTGCTCGCCGAGGTGGTCACCGGCGACGGAGCGGGCGAGGGCCGCCCGCTCCTCTACCACCAGGGACGCTTCAACGCGCTGCGCGACTGA
- a CDS encoding thioredoxin family protein — protein MPGRDTGRRLGAADIGEALGVRATLVQFSSAFCQPCRATRRVLAEVAAMVPGVAHVEIDAEDHLDLVRELRVLKTPTVLVLDAAGRVVRRATGQPRKADVIAALGEAV, from the coding sequence GTGCCAGGACGCGACACCGGACGGCGGCTCGGCGCGGCGGACATCGGCGAGGCGCTGGGGGTGCGGGCCACGCTCGTGCAGTTCTCCAGCGCCTTCTGCCAGCCCTGCCGCGCGACCCGCAGGGTCCTCGCGGAGGTGGCCGCGATGGTCCCAGGCGTGGCCCACGTGGAGATCGACGCCGAGGACCACCTCGATCTCGTACGGGAGCTGCGCGTCCTCAAGACGCCGACCGTCCTCGTCCTGGACGCGGCGGGCCGCGTGGTGCGCCGCGCCACCGGACAGCCCCGCAAGGCCGATGTGATCGCCGCGCTGGGCGAGGCCGTATGA
- a CDS encoding lysophospholipid acyltransferase family protein produces the protein MAELVYRPVIGAAKTLFKAWDLKIDCKGSENIPRSGGAVLVSNHISYLDFIFDGLAALPQKRLVRFMAKESVFRHKISGPLMRGMKHIPVDRTQGEAAYAHALDSLRSGEIIGVFPEATISQSFTLKTFKSGAARLAQEAGVPLIPMALWGTQRLWTKGHPRNFKRSHLPITIRVGEPVEAPKDQYAGAITRRLRERCQELLEAAQRAYPVRPKGPDDTWWMPAHLGGTAPTPAEVKAAEAG, from the coding sequence ATGGCAGAGCTTGTCTACCGTCCGGTCATCGGTGCCGCGAAAACCCTGTTCAAGGCATGGGACCTGAAGATCGACTGCAAAGGGTCGGAGAACATCCCACGCTCCGGCGGCGCGGTCCTCGTCAGCAACCACATCAGCTATCTGGACTTCATCTTCGACGGCCTCGCCGCCCTGCCGCAGAAGCGGCTGGTGCGCTTCATGGCCAAGGAATCGGTCTTCCGGCACAAGATCTCCGGGCCGCTGATGCGCGGGATGAAGCACATCCCCGTGGACCGCACGCAGGGCGAGGCGGCTTACGCGCACGCGCTGGACTCGCTGCGCTCCGGGGAGATCATCGGCGTGTTCCCGGAGGCGACGATCTCGCAGTCCTTCACGCTCAAGACCTTCAAGTCGGGCGCCGCGCGCCTGGCCCAGGAGGCCGGCGTGCCGCTCATCCCGATGGCGCTGTGGGGCACGCAGCGGCTGTGGACCAAGGGTCACCCGCGCAACTTCAAGCGCAGCCACCTGCCGATCACGATCCGGGTCGGCGAGCCGGTAGAGGCGCCCAAGGACCAGTACGCGGGCGCGATCACCCGGCGCCTGCGCGAGCGCTGCCAGGAACTTCTCGAGGCCGCGCAGCGTGCCTATCCGGTGCGGCCCAAGGGCCCGGACGACACCTGGTGGATGCCGGCGCACCTCGGCGGGACGGCGCCGACCCCCGCCGAGGTGAAGGCCGCCGAGGCCGGCTGA
- a CDS encoding phenylalanine--tRNA ligase beta subunit-related protein, whose protein sequence is MTHAPLTLTVSDEVRTLAPGFTHVAIEAHGLVNGPSTDDSSALLDEAARRLAGRLDGRAPHENAHMAAWRAAYTAFGAKPSRTRNSAEALAKRALADGGLPRINVLVDVYNAISVAHLIPVGGEDLDLIKGGMRLVRATGTEEFVTASAGERIVEHPDAGEVVWCDDEGVTCRRWNWRQGPRTRLTEESVNAIFLLEGMGPDAGLEAAGAELAELLEKFSPGARITVHPPR, encoded by the coding sequence ATGACCCACGCGCCCCTGACCCTCACCGTCTCCGACGAGGTGCGCACCCTCGCGCCCGGCTTCACCCATGTCGCCATCGAGGCGCACGGCCTCGTCAACGGTCCCAGCACCGACGACAGCTCGGCCCTCCTCGACGAGGCGGCGCGACGCCTGGCCGGGCGGCTCGACGGCCGGGCCCCGCACGAGAATGCGCACATGGCCGCCTGGCGCGCCGCCTACACGGCCTTCGGCGCGAAGCCCTCACGTACCCGCAACTCGGCCGAAGCCCTCGCCAAGCGGGCGCTGGCGGACGGCGGACTGCCCCGGATCAATGTCCTCGTCGACGTCTACAACGCGATCAGCGTGGCCCATCTGATCCCGGTCGGCGGCGAGGACCTGGACCTGATCAAGGGCGGCATGCGCCTGGTGCGGGCCACCGGCACCGAGGAGTTCGTGACCGCGTCGGCGGGGGAGCGGATCGTCGAGCACCCGGACGCCGGCGAGGTCGTCTGGTGCGACGACGAGGGCGTCACCTGCCGCCGCTGGAACTGGCGCCAGGGGCCGCGCACCCGCCTCACCGAGGAGTCGGTGAACGCGATCTTCCTGCTGGAGGGCATGGGCCCGGACGCCGGGCTCGAAGCCGCGGGCGCCGAGCTGGCCGAGCTCCTGGAGAAGTTCAGCCCCGGCGCGCGGATCACCGTCCACCCGCCGCGCTAG
- a CDS encoding transglutaminase domain-containing protein, with amino-acid sequence MQLIQEDPDLSAYLAADEAIDHQHPLVRETAARLAEKAADSYVYAQAAYEYVRDAIPHSADSGDLRVTWRASDVLAQGTGICHAKAHALAALLRAEDIPTALCYQRLTHDAGSGHCVHGLVAVRFRGGWHRQDCRGNKPGVDARFSLDGERLAYLPEVESNEMDYPVLYSAPHPAVLSALKNAPDRPHLWENLPDAL; translated from the coding sequence ATGCAGCTGATCCAGGAAGACCCTGACCTGTCCGCGTACTTGGCGGCCGACGAAGCCATCGACCACCAGCATCCGCTCGTACGCGAGACCGCGGCACGCCTCGCCGAGAAGGCCGCCGATTCATACGTATACGCGCAGGCGGCCTACGAATACGTGCGCGACGCCATTCCGCACTCCGCCGACAGCGGCGACCTGCGCGTCACCTGGCGCGCCTCGGACGTCCTGGCGCAGGGCACCGGCATCTGCCACGCGAAGGCCCACGCGCTGGCCGCGCTGCTGCGAGCCGAGGACATCCCCACCGCGCTCTGCTATCAGCGGCTGACCCATGACGCCGGGAGCGGCCACTGCGTCCACGGCCTGGTCGCCGTACGCTTCCGCGGCGGCTGGCACCGCCAGGACTGCCGGGGCAACAAACCGGGCGTCGATGCGCGGTTCTCCCTGGACGGGGAGCGGCTGGCCTACCTGCCCGAAGTCGAGTCCAATGAGATGGACTATCCGGTACTCTATTCTGCACCGCACCCGGCGGTTCTGAGCGCCCTGAAGAACGCCCCGGACCGACCGCACCTGTGGGAGAACCTTCCCGACGCGCTCTGA
- a CDS encoding low specificity L-threonine aldolase: MNPPKTDARRHHDPDVRGFASDNYAGAHPEVMAALALANGGHQIAYGEDDYTANLQQVIRGHFGPTAEAFPVFNGTGANVVALQAVADRWGAVICAESAHINVDEGGAPERMAGLKLLTVPTPDGKLTPELIDKQAFGWDDEHRAMPQVVSIAQNTELGTLYTPDEIRAICDHAHQLGMKVHLDGSRIANAAAALDVPMRTFTNAVGVDILSLGGTKNGALFGEAVVVINQDAVRHMKHLRKMSMQLASKMRFVSVQLEALLAKDLWLRNARHANEMAQRLAEGVRSVHGVEILYPVQANAVFARLPHDVSERLQKRYRFYFWDEAAGDVRWMCAFDTREEDVDGFLAALKEEMAR, from the coding sequence GTGAACCCGCCGAAGACCGACGCCCGGCGCCACCACGACCCGGACGTGCGCGGTTTCGCCAGCGACAACTACGCGGGCGCGCACCCCGAGGTCATGGCCGCCCTGGCGCTCGCCAACGGCGGCCACCAGATCGCGTACGGCGAGGACGACTACACCGCCAACCTCCAGCAGGTGATCCGCGGCCACTTCGGCCCGACCGCCGAGGCCTTCCCGGTGTTCAACGGCACGGGGGCCAACGTCGTCGCGCTCCAGGCGGTCGCCGACCGCTGGGGCGCGGTGATCTGCGCCGAGTCCGCGCACATCAACGTGGACGAGGGCGGCGCGCCCGAGCGCATGGCCGGGCTCAAGCTGCTCACGGTGCCCACGCCCGACGGCAAGCTCACGCCCGAGCTGATCGACAAGCAGGCCTTCGGCTGGGACGACGAGCACCGCGCGATGCCGCAGGTCGTCTCGATCGCGCAGAACACCGAGCTGGGCACGCTGTACACACCGGACGAGATCCGCGCGATCTGCGACCACGCGCACCAGCTCGGCATGAAGGTGCACCTCGACGGTTCGCGGATAGCCAACGCGGCGGCCGCGCTCGACGTGCCCATGCGGACGTTCACGAACGCGGTCGGCGTCGACATCCTGTCGCTCGGCGGCACCAAGAACGGCGCGTTGTTCGGCGAGGCCGTCGTCGTCATCAACCAGGACGCCGTGCGCCACATGAAGCACCTGCGCAAGATGTCCATGCAGCTCGCGTCGAAGATGCGCTTCGTCTCCGTACAGCTGGAGGCGCTGCTCGCCAAGGACCTGTGGCTGCGCAACGCCCGGCACGCGAACGAGATGGCGCAGCGCCTGGCCGAGGGCGTCCGCTCCGTGCACGGCGTGGAGATCCTCTACCCGGTGCAGGCCAACGCCGTCTTCGCGCGTCTGCCGCACGACGTGAGCGAGCGCCTCCAGAAGCGGTACCGCTTCTACTTCTGGGACGAGGCGGCGGGCGACGTGCGCTGGATGTGCGCGTTCGACACCCGCGAGGAGGACGTCGACGGGTTCCTGGCGGCGCTGAAGGAAGAGATGGCGCGCTGA
- a CDS encoding SDR family oxidoreductase, whose protein sequence is MSALDGAVVAVAGAGGPAGRATLLRLAEAGATVVASDADPLRLHEAVDAARYAHGGATVVGDTVDLLDLDATRDWATRTEKEFGRIDGLVHLVGGWRGSKSFAETDLADWDFLEKLLIRTVQHTSLAFEDGLRRSDRGRYLLISAAGAAKPTAGNAAYGAAKAAAEAWTLALADAFRKAGGEAGPRAAAAILVVKALVHDAMRAERPTAKFAGFTDVKELAEAIADVWDRPAGEVNGNRLWLTEKP, encoded by the coding sequence ATGTCCGCACTCGATGGAGCCGTCGTCGCGGTGGCCGGAGCCGGCGGGCCCGCCGGACGGGCCACGCTGCTGAGGCTGGCCGAGGCGGGCGCCACGGTCGTGGCGTCGGACGCCGATCCGCTGCGCCTGCACGAGGCCGTGGACGCCGCCCGGTACGCCCACGGCGGCGCCACCGTCGTCGGTGACACCGTCGACCTCCTCGACCTGGACGCCACCCGGGACTGGGCGACGCGCACGGAGAAGGAGTTCGGGCGGATCGACGGCCTGGTCCACCTGGTCGGCGGCTGGCGCGGCAGCAAGAGCTTCGCCGAGACAGACCTCGCTGACTGGGACTTCCTGGAGAAGCTCCTGATCCGCACCGTGCAGCACACCTCCCTCGCCTTCGAGGACGGTCTGCGCCGCAGCGACCGGGGCCGCTATCTCCTGATCAGCGCGGCGGGCGCGGCCAAGCCCACCGCGGGCAACGCGGCGTACGGAGCCGCCAAGGCGGCCGCCGAGGCCTGGACGCTCGCCCTCGCCGACGCCTTCCGCAAGGCGGGGGGCGAGGCGGGGCCGCGCGCGGCGGCTGCCATCCTGGTGGTCAAGGCGCTGGTCCACGACGCGATGCGCGCGGAGCGGCCCACCGCGAAGTTCGCGGGCTTCACGGACGTCAAGGAGCTGGCCGAGGCCATCGCCGACGTCTGGGACAGGCCCGCCGGGGAAGTGAACGGAAACCGCCTGTGGCTGACCGAGAAGCCGTGA
- a CDS encoding DUF6421 family protein: protein MTEILVQAGTEGTVPSVAERVVDHPAWPVLKEAVEEIRPWQSKDGSIDFAAEGAPAKAVAELTVDRVISAVEELAPLLPHDAAYHRALVADLRRWADDGFQVPDFLDSLLAFQPAADRRDGLQHLVVFPMYTQNGNPDRNLEAVVLRMVWPEWLAELERTRYDNPLFCGITFEDFTAGYDTNSAVLFPETIAVREAPERFSWGGIFCDREAARFRRVTEAAVDILGLELPDDIREMVGDQDRCQQAFVLWDMVHDRTHSHGDLPFDPFMIKQRQPFWMYGLEELRCDLTAFKEAVKLEAEGNRHGRDVQYAVLFDRMFRFPVTGDRTRNYDGLGGQLLFAYLHKHDVVRWTDNKLTIDWERAPQVTNQLCGEIEELYRAGIDRPKLVHWFAAYDLVSTYLAPHPGSRWAKGPEALDTALPPRKLVDEVLPDEFPLSMFYEALSKKLKNVIASTKGITASADAEKVAA from the coding sequence GCGTGGCCGGTGCTCAAGGAGGCCGTGGAAGAGATCAGGCCCTGGCAGTCGAAGGACGGTTCCATCGACTTCGCGGCGGAGGGCGCCCCGGCGAAGGCCGTGGCCGAACTCACCGTGGACCGTGTGATCTCGGCGGTCGAGGAGCTCGCCCCGCTGCTGCCGCACGACGCCGCGTACCACCGCGCCCTCGTCGCGGACCTGCGCCGCTGGGCGGACGACGGCTTCCAGGTGCCCGACTTCCTGGACTCGCTGCTCGCCTTCCAGCCCGCGGCGGACCGCCGGGACGGCCTCCAGCACCTGGTCGTCTTCCCGATGTACACGCAGAACGGCAACCCCGACCGCAACCTCGAAGCGGTCGTACTGCGCATGGTCTGGCCCGAGTGGCTGGCCGAGCTGGAGCGCACCCGCTACGACAACCCGCTGTTCTGCGGCATCACCTTCGAGGACTTCACCGCCGGGTACGACACCAACTCGGCCGTGCTCTTCCCCGAGACGATCGCCGTGCGCGAGGCCCCCGAGCGCTTCTCCTGGGGCGGCATCTTCTGCGACCGCGAGGCGGCCCGCTTCCGGCGTGTCACCGAGGCCGCCGTGGACATCCTCGGGCTCGAACTGCCCGACGACATCCGCGAGATGGTCGGCGACCAGGACCGCTGCCAGCAGGCGTTCGTCCTGTGGGACATGGTCCACGACCGCACCCACAGCCACGGTGACCTGCCGTTCGACCCCTTCATGATCAAGCAGCGCCAGCCGTTCTGGATGTACGGCCTCGAAGAGCTGCGCTGTGACCTCACCGCCTTCAAGGAGGCCGTGAAGCTGGAGGCCGAGGGCAACCGGCACGGCCGCGACGTGCAGTACGCCGTCCTCTTCGACCGCATGTTCCGCTTCCCCGTCACGGGGGACCGCACGCGCAACTACGACGGGCTCGGCGGCCAGCTCCTCTTCGCCTACCTCCACAAGCACGACGTGGTCCGCTGGACCGACAACAAGCTCACGATCGACTGGGAGCGCGCGCCGCAGGTCACCAACCAGCTGTGCGGCGAGATCGAGGAGCTCTACCGGGCCGGCATCGACCGCCCGAAGCTGGTCCACTGGTTCGCCGCCTACGACCTGGTGTCCACCTACCTCGCCCCGCACCCCGGATCGCGCTGGGCCAAGGGCCCGGAAGCCCTGGACACCGCGCTGCCGCCGCGCAAGCTCGTCGACGAGGTGCTTCCGGACGAGTTTCCGCTCAGCATGTTCTATGAGGCGCTCTCCAAGAAGCTGAAGAACGTGATCGCCTCCACCAAGGGGATCACCGCTTCCGCGGACGCCGAGAAGGTCGCCGCGTGA